Proteins encoded within one genomic window of Eurosta solidaginis isolate ZX-2024a chromosome 1, ASM4086904v1, whole genome shotgun sequence:
- the Ada gene encoding adenosine deaminase-like protein isoform X1 encodes MVNLPYIKLRRKVELHAHLNGSLSTESIKELGKKLYGANTTAMESICKRLVDVDSLDHCFSKFPLMHELTSTKRGLQLATELVIRDFAKDNVIYLELRTTPKRNAAMSKMDYMVCVLETIIESMKTEKILVRLLPSIDRAADVAEAMDTVNLVLELLPKYDNIITGIDFSGNPKVGKFEYFMPALTKARQHHLKLAIHCGEIDNPSEIDQMIQFGMDRCGHGTFLSETQLQELGSKKIPIECCLTSNVKCRTVNGYEDHHFKHIFNSKVAPVILCTDDCGVFDTTLSKEFALAQQIYNLTNDDLDYLLMMGLENAFLENRDRIYLLKEISPPNYGI; translated from the coding sequence ATGGTCAACTTACCTTATATCAAACTCCGTCGAAAGGTTGAACTACATGCTCATCTTAACGGGTCGCTGTCTACAGAATCTATCAAGGAGCTGGGTAAAAAACTATACGGCGCCAATACTACAGCAATGGAATCGATATGTAAGCGACTTGTTGATGTTGATAGCCTTGATCACTGTTTTTCAAAATTTCCTTTAATGCACGAATTAACGTCCACCAAAAGAGGCTTACAATTAGCCACGGAACTAGTTATACGAGATTTTGCGAAAGATAACGTAATTTATTTAGAATTACGCACAACTCCTAAAAGAAATGCTGCAATGTCTAAAATGGATTATATGGTATGCGTTTTAGAAACTATAATAGAATCTATGAAAACTGAAAAGATACTTGTAAGACTTTTACCATCTATCGATAGAGCAGCAGATGTTGCTGAGGCAATGGATACGGTTAACTTAGTACTTGAATTACTCCCCAAATATGATAACATTATAACAGGCATTGATTTTAGTGGTAACCCAAAAGTTGGCAAATTTGAATACTTTATGCCAGCGCTTACGAAAGCACGACAACACCATTTAAAATTGGCAATACATTGTGGAGAGATTGATAATCCTAGCGAAATTGACCAAATGATACAATTTGGCATGGATCGATGTGGGCATGGTACATTTCTTAGTGAAACACAATTGCAGGAATTGGGAAGCAAGAAAATACCTATCGAATGCTGCTTAACAAGCAATGTTAAATGTCGCACTGTAAACGGCTACGAGGATCACCATTTTAAGCATATTTTTAATTCCAAAGTAGCACCTGTGATATTGTGCACCGACGATTGTGGAGTTTTTGATACAACTTTGTCAAAAGAGTTTGCATTAGCGCAGCAGATTTACAATTTGACAAATGATGATTTGGACTATTTACTGATGATGGGACTTGAAAATGCATTTCTTGAAAATCGAGATAGAATATATTTATTAAAGGAAATTTCACCCCCAAATTATGGAATttga
- the Ada gene encoding adenosine deaminase-like protein isoform X2 → MSKMDYMVCVLETIIESMKTEKILVRLLPSIDRAADVAEAMDTVNLVLELLPKYDNIITGIDFSGNPKVGKFEYFMPALTKARQHHLKLAIHCGEIDNPSEIDQMIQFGMDRCGHGTFLSETQLQELGSKKIPIECCLTSNVKCRTVNGYEDHHFKHIFNSKVAPVILCTDDCGVFDTTLSKEFALAQQIYNLTNDDLDYLLMMGLENAFLENRDRIYLLKEISPPNYGI, encoded by the coding sequence ATGTCTAAAATGGATTATATGGTATGCGTTTTAGAAACTATAATAGAATCTATGAAAACTGAAAAGATACTTGTAAGACTTTTACCATCTATCGATAGAGCAGCAGATGTTGCTGAGGCAATGGATACGGTTAACTTAGTACTTGAATTACTCCCCAAATATGATAACATTATAACAGGCATTGATTTTAGTGGTAACCCAAAAGTTGGCAAATTTGAATACTTTATGCCAGCGCTTACGAAAGCACGACAACACCATTTAAAATTGGCAATACATTGTGGAGAGATTGATAATCCTAGCGAAATTGACCAAATGATACAATTTGGCATGGATCGATGTGGGCATGGTACATTTCTTAGTGAAACACAATTGCAGGAATTGGGAAGCAAGAAAATACCTATCGAATGCTGCTTAACAAGCAATGTTAAATGTCGCACTGTAAACGGCTACGAGGATCACCATTTTAAGCATATTTTTAATTCCAAAGTAGCACCTGTGATATTGTGCACCGACGATTGTGGAGTTTTTGATACAACTTTGTCAAAAGAGTTTGCATTAGCGCAGCAGATTTACAATTTGACAAATGATGATTTGGACTATTTACTGATGATGGGACTTGAAAATGCATTTCTTGAAAATCGAGATAGAATATATTTATTAAAGGAAATTTCACCCCCAAATTATGGAATttga